From Pseudomonas sp. G.S.17, the proteins below share one genomic window:
- a CDS encoding nucleobase:cation symporter-2 family protein: MQPDAAPNNDLIYGLNDRPKPAPAILAALQHVLASFVGIITPPLVIGSALGLNAYMPYLISMALMVSGVGTFIQARRPFGIGAGMICLQGTSFAFLGAVLSAGFMVKQRGGSPEDIMAMIFGVCFFRALVQIVLSRFIGQLRRVITPLVTGIVITLIGVSLIKVGVTDLGGGFNAPDFGEPLNLALGGFVLLVIILLNRSNTPWIRLSAIIIGLAVGCVAAWFSGKLVPHSISDVPLISVPIPFKFGFAFDWTAFLPVALIYLISTIETVGDLTANCMLARQPITGPSYIARLKGGVLGDGFSCMIAATFSAFPNTTFAQNNGVIQLTGVASRYVGLYIGVVLFMLGLFPTIGAMLQQIPKPVLGGATLVMFGSVAAAGVRILSQAPLDRRSMLIIATSFGVGLGIAAQPALLHLMPKLVQNLFDSAITSGGITAIVMCLLLPEDKSTALEKNPEAELESLKH, translated from the coding sequence ATGCAACCGGACGCCGCACCCAATAACGACCTGATCTACGGTTTGAATGACCGCCCGAAACCTGCGCCCGCCATCCTCGCCGCGTTGCAGCATGTGCTGGCCAGTTTTGTCGGCATCATTACCCCGCCGCTGGTGATTGGTTCGGCGTTGGGGCTGAACGCTTATATGCCGTATTTGATCAGCATGGCGCTGATGGTTTCCGGGGTCGGCACATTCATTCAGGCGCGCCGACCGTTCGGCATCGGCGCGGGGATGATTTGCCTGCAAGGCACCAGTTTCGCCTTCCTGGGCGCGGTGTTGTCTGCAGGATTCATGGTTAAACAGCGCGGCGGCAGCCCGGAAGACATCATGGCGATGATCTTCGGCGTGTGCTTTTTCCGCGCTCTGGTGCAGATCGTGTTGAGCCGCTTCATCGGCCAGTTGCGTCGAGTCATCACGCCGCTGGTGACCGGCATCGTGATCACCTTGATTGGTGTCAGCCTGATCAAGGTCGGCGTGACCGATCTGGGCGGCGGCTTCAATGCGCCGGATTTCGGTGAGCCGCTTAACCTGGCGCTGGGTGGTTTCGTATTGCTGGTGATCATCCTGCTCAACCGTTCCAATACGCCGTGGATTCGCTTGTCGGCGATTATTATCGGCCTCGCGGTTGGCTGTGTTGCGGCCTGGTTCAGCGGCAAACTGGTTCCGCATTCCATCAGCGACGTGCCGTTGATCAGCGTGCCCATTCCTTTCAAGTTCGGTTTCGCGTTTGACTGGACCGCTTTCCTGCCGGTCGCGCTGATTTATCTGATCAGCACCATCGAAACCGTCGGCGACCTGACCGCCAATTGCATGCTCGCCCGTCAACCCATCACGGGCCCAAGCTACATCGCGCGGCTGAAAGGCGGCGTGTTGGGCGATGGTTTCAGCTGCATGATTGCGGCGACCTTCAGCGCATTCCCCAATACCACTTTTGCCCAGAATAACGGCGTGATCCAGCTGACCGGCGTGGCCAGTCGCTACGTTGGCCTGTACATCGGCGTCGTGCTGTTCATGCTCGGCCTGTTCCCCACCATCGGCGCCATGCTTCAGCAAATTCCCAAGCCGGTGCTGGGCGGCGCGACCCTGGTGATGTTTGGCAGCGTGGCGGCCGCCGGCGTACGCATTCTGTCCCAGGCACCGCTGGATCGCCGCAGTATGTTGATCATTGCTACGTCGTTTGGTGTCGGGCTGGGTATCGCCGCGCAACCCGCGCTGTTGCACCTGATGCCCAAGCTGGTGCAGAACCTGTTTGATTCGGCAATCACCAGCGGCGGCATTACAGCCATCGTCATGTGCCTGTTGCTGCCTGAGGACAAGTCCACGGCGCTGGAAAAAAATCCTGAAGCGGAGCTGGAATCGCTGAAGCATTGA
- a CDS encoding TetR/AcrR family transcriptional regulator yields the protein MTLEVPAHSTHGNKPASRIRQKNEETIIQAAEDEFARHGFKGTSMNTIALNAGLPKANLHYYFTNKLGLYIAVLSNIIELWDSTFNNLSVEDDPAQALSRYIRAKMEFSRRQPQASRIFAMEIISGGECLNEYFSQDYQTWFKGRAAVFQAWIDTGKMDPVDPVHLIFLLWGSTQHYADFATQICQVTGRTRLTKQDMEVASDNLIRIILKGCGLTPPTA from the coding sequence ATGACCCTCGAAGTCCCAGCGCACAGCACTCACGGCAACAAACCGGCCAGCCGTATTCGGCAGAAAAACGAAGAGACGATCATCCAGGCTGCCGAAGACGAATTCGCTCGTCACGGGTTCAAAGGCACCAGCATGAACACCATCGCGCTCAACGCCGGGCTGCCCAAAGCCAACCTGCATTACTACTTCACCAACAAGCTTGGGCTGTATATCGCGGTGCTGAGCAATATCATCGAGTTGTGGGACAGCACCTTCAATAACCTCAGCGTTGAAGATGATCCGGCCCAGGCGTTGAGCCGCTACATCCGCGCCAAGATGGAATTTTCCCGCCGTCAGCCGCAGGCTTCGCGGATCTTCGCGATGGAAATCATCAGTGGCGGCGAATGTTTGAATGAATATTTCAGTCAGGATTATCAAACCTGGTTCAAAGGCCGCGCGGCGGTTTTCCAGGCCTGGATAGATACTGGCAAGATGGACCCGGTCGATCCGGTGCATCTGATCTTCCTGTTGTGGGGCAGCACCCAGCATTACGCCGACTTTGCCACGCAAATCTGCCAGGTGACCGGGCGCACGCGCCTGACCAAGCAGGATATGGAAGTTGCCAGCGACAATCTGATTCGTATCATCCTCAAAGGCTGCGGCCTCACCCCGCCGACCGCCTGA
- a CDS encoding YigZ family protein codes for MPFTLVGPCEFREEIRKSRFITLAAPIASPADAQAFIEQHSIADATHNCWAWKLADQYRSNDDGEPGGTAGRPILAAIEAQDFDQVVVLVIRWYGGIQLGTGGLARAYGGGANKCLQQAERLPLINRVSLNLGCSFAELPLVKLRVAELNGLVQSEDFTANGVELSIAVGPEQVETLQRMLADLSRGRILLRRDFE; via the coding sequence ATGCCTTTTACGCTGGTTGGCCCTTGTGAATTTCGTGAAGAGATTCGCAAGAGCCGCTTCATCACCCTCGCCGCTCCCATCGCCAGCCCGGCCGACGCTCAGGCGTTCATCGAGCAGCACAGCATTGCCGATGCCACGCACAATTGCTGGGCCTGGAAACTCGCCGACCAATACCGCAGCAATGACGATGGAGAACCCGGCGGCACTGCCGGACGCCCGATTCTTGCGGCCATCGAAGCGCAGGATTTCGATCAGGTCGTGGTGCTGGTCATCCGCTGGTACGGCGGCATCCAATTGGGCACCGGCGGCCTGGCGCGAGCTTATGGCGGCGGCGCCAATAAATGCCTGCAACAGGCCGAGCGTCTGCCGTTGATCAACCGTGTGTCACTGAACCTGGGATGCAGCTTCGCCGAGTTGCCGCTGGTGAAGCTGCGCGTGGCGGAACTCAATGGATTGGTGCAGAGCGAGGATTTCACCGCCAATGGCGTCGAGCTGTCGATCGCGGTGGGCCCCGAGCAAGTGGAAACCCTGCAGCGGATGCTGGCGGATCTGAGTCGCGGCCGAATCTTGTTGCGGCGAGATTTTGAATAA
- a CDS encoding ABC transporter ATP-binding protein, whose protein sequence is MPNPASVPRLQLSAISKRYPGCLANDAIDLTIAPGEIHALLGENGAGKSTLMKIIYGVTQPDSGAIIWQGQALNMRNPAQARGLGIGMVFQHFSLFETLTVAQNIALAMGGAAGTPKQLEPKIREVSQRYGMAVEPQRLVHSLSIGERQKVEIIRCLMQDIRLLILDEPTSVLTPQEADELFVTLRRLATEGCSILFISHKLGEVRALCHSATVLRGGKVSGHCIPAQCTDLELARLMVGDAEGLTEHYPKVEGNAPFLLVDKLSWHNPDPFGCSLIDVNLEVRSGEIVGIAGVAGNGQDELLALLSGEQVLTKDQSAQIRFADLNAGHLRPDARRKHGMAFVPAERLGHGAVPELSLADNALLTAFQQGLVSNGLIQRGKVRALAEQIIQRFSVKTPDAQAAARSLSGGNLQKFILGREILQNPKILVAAHPTWGVDVGAAAAIHRALIALRDAGAAILVISEDLDELFQISDRVAALSSGKLSTLIPTSQTSPVQVGGWMAGQFDAAPAAQSHFQATALN, encoded by the coding sequence ATGCCCAACCCCGCCTCAGTTCCGCGTCTGCAACTAAGCGCCATCAGCAAGCGATATCCCGGTTGTCTGGCCAACGATGCCATCGATTTAACCATCGCGCCCGGTGAGATTCACGCACTGCTCGGTGAAAACGGCGCGGGCAAAAGCACCTTGATGAAGATCATCTATGGCGTCACGCAACCCGACTCGGGCGCCATTATCTGGCAGGGCCAGGCGTTGAACATGCGTAATCCCGCCCAGGCCAGAGGACTTGGCATCGGTATGGTGTTCCAGCATTTCTCGCTGTTCGAAACCCTGACCGTTGCACAGAACATCGCCCTGGCCATGGGCGGCGCAGCGGGTACGCCGAAACAACTGGAGCCGAAGATTCGCGAAGTCTCCCAGCGCTATGGCATGGCCGTGGAGCCACAACGACTTGTCCACAGCCTGTCCATCGGTGAGCGGCAGAAGGTCGAGATCATTCGCTGCCTGATGCAGGACATTCGCCTGCTGATTCTGGACGAGCCGACATCGGTGCTCACACCTCAGGAAGCCGACGAACTGTTCGTCACCCTCCGCCGCCTGGCTACGGAAGGCTGCAGCATCCTGTTTATCAGCCACAAACTGGGCGAAGTGCGCGCCTTGTGCCACAGCGCTACGGTGTTGCGCGGCGGCAAGGTGTCCGGGCATTGCATCCCGGCGCAGTGCACGGATCTTGAACTGGCGCGGCTGATGGTCGGGGATGCCGAGGGTTTGACCGAGCACTATCCGAAGGTTGAGGGTAACGCGCCATTTCTGCTTGTGGATAAGTTGTCCTGGCACAATCCGGACCCGTTCGGTTGCTCGCTGATCGATGTGAACCTTGAGGTGCGCAGCGGTGAAATCGTCGGGATCGCCGGGGTTGCGGGCAACGGTCAGGATGAGTTGCTGGCGTTGCTCAGCGGCGAACAAGTCCTGACGAAAGACCAATCCGCGCAGATACGTTTTGCGGACCTGAACGCCGGGCACCTGAGGCCCGATGCGCGCCGCAAGCATGGCATGGCATTTGTGCCGGCCGAACGACTGGGGCATGGCGCGGTGCCGGAATTGAGTCTCGCCGACAACGCCTTGCTCACTGCATTTCAGCAAGGACTGGTCAGCAACGGCCTGATTCAGCGCGGCAAGGTGCGTGCGCTGGCGGAGCAAATCATCCAGCGATTCTCGGTCAAAACGCCGGATGCACAGGCCGCGGCGCGCAGCCTGTCCGGCGGCAATCTGCAGAAATTCATTCTGGGCCGCGAGATTCTGCAAAACCCGAAAATACTCGTCGCAGCGCACCCCACCTGGGGCGTCGATGTTGGCGCTGCGGCGGCGATTCATCGGGCACTGATCGCCTTGCGCGACGCGGGAGCAGCGATTCTGGTGATTTCCGAAGATCTGGACGAATTGTTCCAGATCAGCGACCGGGTTGCCGCCCTCAGCAGCGGCAAACTTTCGACGCTGATCCCCACCAGCCAGACTTCGCCTGTGCAAGTCGGCGGCTGGATGGCCGGCCAATTCGACGCCGCGCCTGCTGCTCAATCTCATTTTCAAGCCACCGCGCTTAACTAA
- a CDS encoding ABC transporter permease: protein MLLSLEPRGQQSRAMLWFSPLLAAILTLACGSLLFIMLGLDPLLTLHTLLIAPVSDLYGVSELMVKTLPILLCALGLAVAYQARIWNIGAEGQLLLGALAGSAVAINVIEIESRWALALILLMGTLGGAAWAGLTAWLRTHFNANEILTSIMLNYIALNLLLYFVHGSLKDPAGMNFPESAMFGEASRLPLLMEDGRVHAGVYFALLALVAVWVLLQRSFVGFQIKVLGLDKRAAGFVGFREKRLVWLALLISGGLAGLAGVCEVTGPIGQLVPQVSPGYGYAAITVAFLGRLNPIGILFSSLLMALLYLGGESAQMTLNLPQAITQLFQGMMLFFLLACDVLILYRPRLKLRWAKRQMAPVAGAV, encoded by the coding sequence ATGCTGCTTTCCCTGGAACCGCGCGGACAACAATCACGAGCCATGTTGTGGTTTTCGCCGCTGTTGGCCGCCATCCTGACCCTGGCGTGCGGCTCTTTGCTGTTCATCATGCTGGGTCTGGACCCGCTGCTGACCTTGCACACCTTGTTGATCGCGCCAGTCAGCGATCTATACGGCGTGTCCGAATTGATGGTCAAGACGCTGCCCATTTTGCTCTGTGCGCTGGGTCTGGCAGTTGCCTATCAGGCGCGCATCTGGAACATCGGCGCCGAGGGCCAACTGCTGCTCGGCGCTTTGGCGGGCAGCGCCGTGGCGATTAATGTCATTGAGATTGAAAGTCGCTGGGCGCTGGCGCTGATTCTGCTCATGGGCACTCTCGGCGGCGCGGCGTGGGCCGGGCTGACCGCCTGGCTGCGCACGCATTTCAATGCCAACGAAATCCTCACCAGCATCATGCTCAATTACATTGCCCTCAACCTGCTGCTGTATTTCGTACATGGCTCGCTGAAAGATCCTGCGGGCATGAACTTCCCGGAATCCGCCATGTTTGGTGAGGCCAGCCGCTTGCCACTGCTCATGGAAGACGGCCGCGTGCATGCCGGGGTGTATTTCGCGCTGCTGGCGTTGGTGGCGGTCTGGGTGTTGCTGCAACGCAGCTTCGTTGGCTTCCAGATCAAAGTGCTCGGGTTGGACAAACGCGCGGCAGGCTTCGTCGGTTTTCGCGAGAAGCGCCTGGTGTGGCTCGCGCTGTTGATCAGCGGCGGGTTGGCCGGTCTGGCGGGGGTCTGCGAAGTCACCGGGCCAATCGGGCAACTGGTGCCGCAGGTTTCGCCGGGCTACGGCTACGCGGCAATTACCGTGGCGTTTCTCGGGCGACTCAACCCCATCGGCATTCTGTTTTCCAGTCTGCTGATGGCCTTGTTGTATCTGGGCGGCGAAAGCGCACAGATGACCTTGAACCTGCCGCAAGCCATCACGCAATTGTTTCAGGGGATGATGCTGTTTTTCCTGCTGGCCTGTGACGTGCTGATCCTTTATCGCCCGCGCCTCAAGCTGCGCTGGGCCAAACGCCAGATGGCGCCAGTCGCGGGAGCCGTGTGA